In a single window of the Coregonus clupeaformis isolate EN_2021a chromosome 10, ASM2061545v1, whole genome shotgun sequence genome:
- the LOC121575197 gene encoding formylglycine-generating enzyme isoform X3, with product MLLYCAFFLFSLNVKDYVLCVQSKPELSVCAEPETIVPLAAESSSCGCHNLKRDAVVDIEKMVLIPGGEFLMGTDDPGIPPDGEGPQRRVHLDPFYMDAHEVSNRHFQSFINATGYITEAERFGDSFVFEGVLSEEVKSQISQAVAAAPWWLPVRGADWNHPEGPDSSITGSRLDHPVLHVSWRDAVAYCSWAHKRLPTEAEWEYACRGGLQDRLYPWGNKLKPNGQHYANLWQGEFPTHNSEEDGYTKTAPVKSFPANGYGLYNMVGNAWEWTSDWWTVHHTTDERHNPVGPPSGTDRVKKGGSYMCHKSYCYRYRCAARSQNTPDSSASNLGFRCVSQEQT from the exons ATGTTGCTTTATTGTGCGTTTTTCTTATTTTCCCTGAATGTCAAAGATTATGTGCTGTGTGTTCAAAGCAAGCCAGAACTCTCCGTCTGCGCAGAACCTGAGACAATCGTTCCACTGGCGGCAGAGAGCTCGAGCTGTGGCTGCCACAACCTGAAGAGAGATGCAGTTGTGGATATCGAGAAG ATGGTCCTGATCCCTGGAGGGGAGTTCCTGATGGGTACAGACGACCCTGGCATCCCCCCGGACGGGGAGGGTCCCCAGAGGAGGGTGCACCTGGACCCTTTCTACATGGACGCTCATGAGGTCAGCAACCGCCACTTCCAGAGCTTCATCAATGCCACGGGCTACATCACTGAG GCAGAGAGGTTTGGAGACTCGTTTGTGTTCGAGGGGGTGTTGAGTGAGGAGGTCAAAAGCCAGATCTCCCAGGCA GTGGCTGCTGCCCCCTGGTGGTTGCCAGTCAGAGGAGCAGACTGGAATCACCCTGAGGGCCCAGACTCCAGCATCACAGGCAG CAGGCTGGACCACCCTGTGCTACATGTGTCGTGGCGGGATGCTGTGGCCTACTGCTCCTGGGCCCACAAGAGACTACCCACAGAGGCTGAGTGGGAGTACGCCTGCAGAGGGGGCCTACAGGACag ACTATACCCGTGGGGGAACAAACTGAAACCTAATGGACAGCACTACGCCAACCTCTGGCAGGGAGAGTTCCCCACACACAACTCAGAAGAGGACGGGTACACCAAAACCGCACCa GTGAAGTCATTTCCTGCAAATGGCTATGGCCTGTACAACATGGTGGGGAATGCATGGGAGTGGACATCTGACTGGTGGACTGTACACCACACCACGGACGAACGGCACAACccg GTAGGTCCACCATCAGGCACAGACCGAGTGAAGAAAGGAGGCTCCTACATGTGCCATAAG TCATACTGTTACAGGTACAGGTGTGCAGCACGGAGTCAGAACACCCCTGACAGCTCTGCCTCTAACCTAGGGTTCCGCTGTGTCTCCCAGGAGCAGACATAA
- the LOC121575197 gene encoding formylglycine-generating enzyme isoform X2 — MLLYCAFFLFSLNVKDYVLCVQSKPELSVCAEPETIVPLAAESSSCGCHNLKRDAVVDIEKESSIITENPAVKYSKKSNEKHTDTQTNGEESDNRSQMVLIPGGEFLMGTDDPGIPPDGEGPQRRVHLDPFYMDAHEVSNRHFQSFINATGYITEAERFGDSFVFEGVLSEEVKSQISQAVAAAPWWLPVRGADWNHPEGPDSSITGRLDHPVLHVSWRDAVAYCSWAHKRLPTEAEWEYACRGGLQDRLYPWGNKLKPNGQHYANLWQGEFPTHNSEEDGYTKTAPVKSFPANGYGLYNMVGNAWEWTSDWWTVHHTTDERHNPVGPPSGTDRVKKGGSYMCHKSYCYRYRCAARSQNTPDSSASNLGFRCVSQEQT; from the exons ATGTTGCTTTATTGTGCGTTTTTCTTATTTTCCCTGAATGTCAAAGATTATGTGCTGTGTGTTCAAAGCAAGCCAGAACTCTCCGTCTGCGCAGAACCTGAGACAATCGTTCCACTGGCGGCAGAGAGCTCGAGCTGTGGCTGCCACAACCTGAAGAGAGATGCAGTTGTGGATATCGAGAAGGAAAGTTCCATAATAACAGAAAACCCTGCTGTCAAATACTCGAAAAAGTCAAATGAGAAGCATACAGACACTCAGACGAATGGGGAAGAATCAGATAATCGTAGTCAG ATGGTCCTGATCCCTGGAGGGGAGTTCCTGATGGGTACAGACGACCCTGGCATCCCCCCGGACGGGGAGGGTCCCCAGAGGAGGGTGCACCTGGACCCTTTCTACATGGACGCTCATGAGGTCAGCAACCGCCACTTCCAGAGCTTCATCAATGCCACGGGCTACATCACTGAG GCAGAGAGGTTTGGAGACTCGTTTGTGTTCGAGGGGGTGTTGAGTGAGGAGGTCAAAAGCCAGATCTCCCAGGCA GTGGCTGCTGCCCCCTGGTGGTTGCCAGTCAGAGGAGCAGACTGGAATCACCCTGAGGGCCCAGACTCCAGCATCACAGGCAG GCTGGACCACCCTGTGCTACATGTGTCGTGGCGGGATGCTGTGGCCTACTGCTCCTGGGCCCACAAGAGACTACCCACAGAGGCTGAGTGGGAGTACGCCTGCAGAGGGGGCCTACAGGACag ACTATACCCGTGGGGGAACAAACTGAAACCTAATGGACAGCACTACGCCAACCTCTGGCAGGGAGAGTTCCCCACACACAACTCAGAAGAGGACGGGTACACCAAAACCGCACCa GTGAAGTCATTTCCTGCAAATGGCTATGGCCTGTACAACATGGTGGGGAATGCATGGGAGTGGACATCTGACTGGTGGACTGTACACCACACCACGGACGAACGGCACAACccg GTAGGTCCACCATCAGGCACAGACCGAGTGAAGAAAGGAGGCTCCTACATGTGCCATAAG TCATACTGTTACAGGTACAGGTGTGCAGCACGGAGTCAGAACACCCCTGACAGCTCTGCCTCTAACCTAGGGTTCCGCTGTGTCTCCCAGGAGCAGACATAA
- the LOC121575197 gene encoding formylglycine-generating enzyme isoform X1 → MLLYCAFFLFSLNVKDYVLCVQSKPELSVCAEPETIVPLAAESSSCGCHNLKRDAVVDIEKESSIITENPAVKYSKKSNEKHTDTQTNGEESDNRSQMVLIPGGEFLMGTDDPGIPPDGEGPQRRVHLDPFYMDAHEVSNRHFQSFINATGYITEAERFGDSFVFEGVLSEEVKSQISQAVAAAPWWLPVRGADWNHPEGPDSSITGSRLDHPVLHVSWRDAVAYCSWAHKRLPTEAEWEYACRGGLQDRLYPWGNKLKPNGQHYANLWQGEFPTHNSEEDGYTKTAPVKSFPANGYGLYNMVGNAWEWTSDWWTVHHTTDERHNPVGPPSGTDRVKKGGSYMCHKSYCYRYRCAARSQNTPDSSASNLGFRCVSQEQT, encoded by the exons ATGTTGCTTTATTGTGCGTTTTTCTTATTTTCCCTGAATGTCAAAGATTATGTGCTGTGTGTTCAAAGCAAGCCAGAACTCTCCGTCTGCGCAGAACCTGAGACAATCGTTCCACTGGCGGCAGAGAGCTCGAGCTGTGGCTGCCACAACCTGAAGAGAGATGCAGTTGTGGATATCGAGAAGGAAAGTTCCATAATAACAGAAAACCCTGCTGTCAAATACTCGAAAAAGTCAAATGAGAAGCATACAGACACTCAGACGAATGGGGAAGAATCAGATAATCGTAGTCAG ATGGTCCTGATCCCTGGAGGGGAGTTCCTGATGGGTACAGACGACCCTGGCATCCCCCCGGACGGGGAGGGTCCCCAGAGGAGGGTGCACCTGGACCCTTTCTACATGGACGCTCATGAGGTCAGCAACCGCCACTTCCAGAGCTTCATCAATGCCACGGGCTACATCACTGAG GCAGAGAGGTTTGGAGACTCGTTTGTGTTCGAGGGGGTGTTGAGTGAGGAGGTCAAAAGCCAGATCTCCCAGGCA GTGGCTGCTGCCCCCTGGTGGTTGCCAGTCAGAGGAGCAGACTGGAATCACCCTGAGGGCCCAGACTCCAGCATCACAGGCAG CAGGCTGGACCACCCTGTGCTACATGTGTCGTGGCGGGATGCTGTGGCCTACTGCTCCTGGGCCCACAAGAGACTACCCACAGAGGCTGAGTGGGAGTACGCCTGCAGAGGGGGCCTACAGGACag ACTATACCCGTGGGGGAACAAACTGAAACCTAATGGACAGCACTACGCCAACCTCTGGCAGGGAGAGTTCCCCACACACAACTCAGAAGAGGACGGGTACACCAAAACCGCACCa GTGAAGTCATTTCCTGCAAATGGCTATGGCCTGTACAACATGGTGGGGAATGCATGGGAGTGGACATCTGACTGGTGGACTGTACACCACACCACGGACGAACGGCACAACccg GTAGGTCCACCATCAGGCACAGACCGAGTGAAGAAAGGAGGCTCCTACATGTGCCATAAG TCATACTGTTACAGGTACAGGTGTGCAGCACGGAGTCAGAACACCCCTGACAGCTCTGCCTCTAACCTAGGGTTCCGCTGTGTCTCCCAGGAGCAGACATAA